A DNA window from Pseudorasbora parva isolate DD20220531a chromosome 5, ASM2467924v1, whole genome shotgun sequence contains the following coding sequences:
- the LOC137075781 gene encoding uncharacterized protein — protein MYCQSMLLRKEDFKKHLTVCQTKQSTSVPLSEPCSASTVPCPPSAESTSVPLSEPCSASTVPCPPSAESTSVPLSEPCSASTVPCPPSAESTSVPLSEPCSASTVPCPPSAESTSVPLSEPCSASTVPCPPSAESTSVPLSEPCSASTVPCPPSAESTSEPSAESADHGIHAATRVHVRPVVRERCPMCNVVMNKRNIRKHIDRKHTNQVLDVNSKRHLRSECIDEVNGIYSVQKTFLGHSVPLHVQNKTWGENHRVTCESQECQGNMDLAWRSGIKAYRCVHLRSVTYCTNTAKLDTLREDSLAKMVQTKWFTEETRKNCLARQSLSRENNVPLSVCLNFGFPQIKKIVSVFEPTVSYYSVLRRVMVVYNTKLNSWHCPCSKTKRSCPHIYVAKWHFFQEQPELFRTVRSTEEAVDSVGKTDKHECLGGTEEGVTSPLYPPKGDGLSSMVKYILKDKKLPAVLPDHLRLPSKELQYPKQLVPEEMICQRCPGNVPLSEPILITDKARILTSFGIIEDVSTYCKRCPVCALCYRYQEWKDGVHNFSDRILLDLPLCVSLRNLLQVHTAVSRAVDYLQLTTGVKFPSKDAVLHAYLHFEALTDHDYNYSCVTCGDHPAVVIMDLHKKGAFHLSISDLEDPPESYNGEVDCDMFWNALAMEMIGRGFVKSSKENPFLVPPSYNFWAPWIGPRTRSDIVLNTEFAKIHAPKSAAEVQEITVTEDRRTDELSKQKVGVLRKLCRECGLDATGSRNDILLRISREMKSRHAYDKIFQKIWAASGGWAVVLCPCGIVYSIKHNIRSESPRDFADILLSWRHMPNVAIYDFARGLATHTNLREPEKVPFSPFEGRLLAPSAERIALAKQGKVKVSLPWLESSKIVPDRGGHPVTGSAEHYCLYDKFHEANTKDDRDLLRKISLVPQLAGKVNSQVAEQFFAKLKKYNYFLNMSQPSTHVFLMRNIVHHMNTQKNNARLERIQKTFGVEVSMNIHGQAVMGTAVSTEIPTEVHPTQMPISVETFPVCGDECRSLTSLDNICTTRASWNFTLHAGQKALLDYVLDTKRTPDEPIVDVGTTTLKRSDFLSLGLHQQVEATIANCCFQMISEIGIHQGKDVHAIDAYVIATWMPPLKADPNLSLPVDVASKDMILLPVWKTGHWVLCVLKPKERVMHFLCSKNLHGYGDGSYVAWFRFYIPIINLA, from the exons ATGTACTGTCAGTCTATGCTGCTGCGTAAGGAagactttaaaaaacatttaactgTGTGCCAGACTAAGCAGTCAACCTCAGTGCCACTTTCAGAGCCATGTTCTGCCAGCACAGTGCCTTGTCCACCCAGTGCAGAGTCAACCTCAGTGCCACTTTCAGAGCCATGTTCTGCCAGCACAGTGCCTTGTCCACCCAGTGCAGAGTCAACCTCAGTGCCACTTTCAGAGCCATGTTCTGCCAGCACAGTGCCTTGTCCACCCAGTGCAGAGTCAACCTCAGTGCCACTTTCAGAGCCATGTTCTGCCAGCACAGTGCCTTGTCCACCCAGTGCAGAGTCAACCTCAGTGCCACTTTCAGAGCCATGTTCTGCCAGCACAGTGCCTTGTCCACCCAGTGCAGAGTCAACCTCAGTGCCACTTTCAGAGCCATGTTCTGCCAGCACAGTGCCTTGTCCACCCAGTGCAGAGTCAACCTCAGAACCCAGTGCAGAGTCAGCTGACCATGGCATTCATGCAGCCACAAGAGTCCATGTGAGACCAGTTGTCCGGGAAAGGTGTCCTATGTGCAATGTGGTTATGAATAAACGTAACATTAGAAAGCACATTGACCGTAAGCACACCAACCAGGTTTTGGACGTGAATTCCAAACGCCACCTCAGGAGTGAGTGTATTGATGAGGTTAATGGTATATATTCTGTCCAAAAGACTTTCCTTGGTCACAGTGTCCCTCTTCATGTCCAGAATAAAACATGGGGTGAAAATCATCGTGTGACCTGTGAGTCACAAGAATGTCAAGGAAACATGGATTTGGCATGGAGGAGTGGCATTAAAGCATATAGATGTGTACATCTGAGGTCAGTCACTTACTGTACCAACACAGCTAAGCTTGACACACTACGGGAGGATTCACTGGCAAAGATGGTGCAAACCAAATGGTTTACTGAAGAAACCAGGAAGAATTGCCTTGCCCGGCAAAGCCTATCCAGAGAGAACAATGTCCCTTTATCTGTGTGCCTAAATTTTGGATTTCCTCAAATCAAGAAAATAGTATCTGTATTTGAGCCCACAGTGTCCTATTACAGTGTTCTTAGACGAGTTATGGTGGTGTACAACACCAAATTAAACTCGTGGCATTGTCCATGTTCAAAAACAAAACGTTCCTGTCCACATATTTATGTGGCCAAGTGGCATTTTTTCCAAGAGCAGCCTGAATTGTTTAGGACAGTCAGAAGCACAGAAGAAGCGGTGGATTCAGTTGGTAAAACAGACAAGCATGAATGTCTGGGCGGGACAGAGGAGGGAGTGACCAGTCCATTGTATCCACCAAAAGGTGATGGCCTGAGCAGTATGGTGAAATACATACTAAAAGACAAGAAGCTTCCTGCTGTGCTGCCTGATCATTTACGCCTCCCATCAAAAGAACTCCAGTACCCAAAACAACTGGTTCCAGAGGAAATGATATGCCAGAGGTGTCCAGGGAATGTGCCTCTCAGTGAACCGATCCTCATCACTGACAAAGCGAGAATCCTCACCAGCTTTGGCATTATTGAAG ATGTGTCCACTTACTGCAAACGTTGCCCAGTCTGTGCCTTGTGTTACCGTTACCAAGAGTGGAAAGACGGTGTGCACAATTTCAGTGACCGGATATTGCTAGACCTGCCCTTGTGTGTCTCATTGAGAAACCTACTTCAG GTACATACAGCAGTCAGCAGAGCAGTAGATTACCTTCAGCTTACCACAGGAGTAAAGTTCCCCTCAAAGGATGCAGTGCTCCATGCGTATCTGCACTTTGAGGCCCTCACAGATCATGACTACAACTATTCCTGTGTGACCTGTGGGGATCACCCTGCTGTGGTCATAATGGATTTGCACAAAAAAGGTGCCTTCCATTTGTCAA TAAGTGATCTGGAAGATCCTCCTGAGAGTTACAATGGGGAAGTGGATTGTGACATGTTTTGGAATGCTTTGGCCATGGAGATGATTGGTCGTGGATTtgtaaaaa GTTCAAAAGAGAACCCATTTTTGGTCCCACCAAGTTATAACTTTTGGGCTCCATGGATCGGTCCACGCACAAGGTCAGACATTGTACTCAATACAGAGTTTGCCAAAATACATGCCCCAAAATCTGCAGCTGAAGTGCAAGAGATCACAGTCACAGAGGACCGCCGAACAGATGAGCTTTCTAAACAAAAG GTGGGAGTTTTACGAAAGCTGTGTAGAGAGTGTGGCTTAGATGCCACAGGTTCCCGTAATGATATTCTTCTCAGAATTTCCCGTGAGATGAAATCAAGACATGCTTACgacaaaatatttcaaaaaattTGGGCTGCCTCAG GAGGATGGGCAGTCGTCCTGTGCCCATGTGGGATTGTGTATAGCATAAAGCACAACATTCGTTCTGAGAGTCCACGTGACTTTGCCGATATCCTTCTGTCATGGAGGCACATGCCGAATGTGGCTATATATGACTTTGCACGTGGACTGGCCACCCACACTAACTTGAGGGAACCTGAAAAGGTGCCCTTTAGCCCCTTTGAAGGACGCTTACTGGCACCTTCTGCAGAAAGAATAGCTCTGGCAAAACAAGGAAAGGTGAAGGTATCATTACCTTGGCTGGAAAGCTCCAAAATAGTCCCGGACAGGGGAGGTCATCCAGTGACTGGCTCAGCAGAGCATTATTGCTTGTATGACAAGTTCCATGAGGCGAATACCAAAGATGACAGGGATCTTCTGCGTAAAATTTCCTTGGTCCCACAGCTGGCTGGGAAAGTAAATAGCCAAGTGGCAGAGCAGTTTTTTgcaaaacttaaaaaatataacTACTTCCTGAACATGAGCCAACCATCTACCCATGTATTCTTGATGAGGAACATTGTTCACCACATgaatacacaaaaaaacaatgcaaGGTTGGAGAGAATCCAGAAGACTTTTGGAGTAGAGGTGTCAATGAACATCCACGGCCAAGCTGTGATGG GAACTGCAGTTTCCACTGAGATTCCTACTGAAGTACACCCTACACAGATGCCAATTTCAGTTG AAACATTTCCGGTATGTGGTGATGAATGTCGAAGCCTGACATCCCTGGATAACATCTGTACTACAAGAGCATCATGGAACTTCACTTTACATGCTGGTCAGAAGGCACTG CTTGATTATGTCCTGGACACAAAGAGGACTCCAGATGAGCCAATAGTAGACGTTGGCACAACCACACTGAAACGCTCTGACTTCTTGTCATTGGGTCTACATCAACAAGTCGAGGCAACA ATTGCCAATTGCTGTTTCCAAATGATAAGCGAAATTGGAATACATCAG GGAAAGGATGTACATGCCATTGATGCCTATGTTATAGCAACCTGGATGCCCCCTTTGAAAGCAGATCcaaatctgtctcttcca GTTGATGTAGCATCTAAGGACATGATTCTCCTCCCCGTGTGGAAAACAGGGCACTGGGTGTTGTGT GTCTTGAAGCCAAAAGAGAGAGTGATGCACTTTCTTTGCTCCAAAAACCTTCATGGCTACGGTGATGGCTCATATGTGGCGTGGTTCAGGTTTTACATACCCATTATAAATTTGGCTTGA